A single genomic interval of Oryctolagus cuniculus chromosome 19, mOryCun1.1, whole genome shotgun sequence harbors:
- the LOC138847055 gene encoding protein FRG2-like — translation MAQESADQGALGLSVELPSSPQRSFKDGGTDEEEQPPQGQGSKPSPHEEKSQERELRGRSSVARAESESSCDGVSSRKRTISSKDSSHTGTGSCVHELSVTLQKKPKPSEDGNDRGIQEAHAEPRRGSSRARSGHKRRRRSRSPADHPPPLRKSLVTSLRSLSEAVYEDLARVQAQQAQFPMTQEQLFALAQLRGPLCSAMLCVSMWVQTAEIFT, via the exons ATGGCACAGGAAAGTGCAGACCAGGGAGCTCTTGGGCTCTCAGTtgagctgccctcttccccacaaaggtcttttaaagatgggggcacagatgaagaggagcaaccaccacaaggacaag GGTCAAAGCCCAGTCCACATGAGGAGAAGTCCCAGGAAAGGGagctcagaggcagaagcagcgttGCCAGAGCAG AATCAGAGTCCAGCTGTGACGGGGTGAGCTCCAGGAAGAGGACAATCAGTTCCAAGGACAGCAGCCACACGGGGACAG gcagctgtgtgcatGAGCTCAGCGTGACTTTGCAAAAGAAACCAAAACCTTCAGAGgatggaaatgacagaggaatTCAGGAGGCACATGCGGAACCTCGCAGGGGATCCTCCAGGGCCCGCTCTGGGCACAAGAGGAGGCGCAGGTCCAGGTCCCCTGCAGACCACCCACCGCCCCTTCGGAAGAGCCTGGTGACCTCCCTGCGCTCTCTGTCTGAGGCCGTTTATGAAGATTTAGCCCGGGTGCAGGCGCAGCAGGCGCAGTTCCCGATGACCCAGGAGCAGCTGTTTGCTCTGGCACAGCTCCGCGGGCCTCTATGCAGCGCCAtgctttgtgtttccatgtgggtgcaaactgctgaaatctttacttaa